In the Colwellia sp. 20A7 genome, one interval contains:
- a CDS encoding class I adenylate-forming enzyme family protein, whose protein sequence is MNLSNSIKPWQFIYDEVGIEETTPEELPFSVGVSRHAIERPNSDALCYLNKKISYAELDAQASQLANALAGLGISKGDVIGIQMPNIPQYAVALVAASKMGATVSNVSPLLAPPELIYQIKDANISTLISLDAFTPLIQAVTKSLEGILKHFIVTGAMDSINIPEDPNAPIIESLQTYNYVSLLAGQDTHFEQVAVSGDDVAHIQYTGGTTGKPKGAMLTYGGLAWVAENSYIFGKVVAGENYSASPFPMFHIAGSSGVMAVLRFGGTNLLLPDPRDIDHFIDKLIANPPTGFGAVPALYQVLVNHPKADQVDFSKLTLAISGAAPLMGADRDKVEKWVGKNKLADFFGMTETSPNYMCNPPNRSKPATVGIPLPGVDVKIVDLETGTKELPFGEEGEIIVNTPGLMKGYLNLPEETENALRTFNGITYMYTGDVGFMDSEGYTTICDRAKDMLIVGGFKVFSIEVEDKLTQLDFIDHVAVVGTPDEERPGNDIVNLFVQLNPAYVDKESADLKAEIITFCRANMSPYKVPKRIIFVDQIPVTAIGKLDKKAMREMA, encoded by the coding sequence ATGAATTTATCGAACAGTATCAAGCCTTGGCAGTTTATCTATGATGAAGTGGGGATTGAAGAAACAACTCCAGAAGAACTGCCCTTTTCTGTTGGTGTAAGTCGTCATGCCATTGAACGTCCTAATAGCGACGCGCTTTGCTATTTAAACAAAAAAATTAGCTATGCAGAGCTTGACGCTCAAGCAAGTCAACTCGCCAATGCATTAGCAGGGTTAGGTATTTCTAAGGGAGATGTAATTGGTATACAAATGCCTAACATCCCTCAGTATGCAGTCGCGTTGGTAGCTGCATCTAAAATGGGTGCCACTGTATCTAATGTATCACCTTTATTGGCACCTCCTGAGCTGATTTATCAAATTAAAGATGCCAATATCAGCACTTTAATAAGCTTGGATGCATTTACGCCACTTATACAAGCCGTAACTAAGTCATTAGAAGGTATCCTCAAACACTTTATTGTTACCGGTGCTATGGACTCTATTAATATTCCAGAGGATCCTAATGCACCAATAATTGAAAGTCTCCAAACTTATAATTATGTTAGTTTACTTGCGGGCCAAGATACTCATTTTGAGCAGGTAGCTGTCTCTGGTGATGACGTTGCGCATATACAGTACACGGGTGGCACAACAGGAAAGCCTAAAGGCGCTATGCTGACATACGGTGGTTTAGCGTGGGTGGCAGAAAACTCTTATATTTTTGGCAAAGTAGTAGCGGGAGAAAATTATTCCGCGTCGCCATTTCCAATGTTTCATATTGCGGGTTCTTCTGGCGTGATGGCGGTACTGCGGTTTGGTGGTACGAATTTATTGCTGCCAGACCCTCGGGATATTGATCATTTTATTGATAAGCTAATCGCAAATCCTCCCACAGGTTTCGGTGCAGTTCCTGCGCTCTATCAAGTGTTAGTGAATCATCCTAAAGCGGATCAAGTAGACTTTTCTAAGCTAACACTAGCAATATCTGGTGCGGCTCCACTGATGGGAGCTGACAGGGATAAGGTTGAAAAATGGGTAGGAAAAAATAAGTTGGCTGATTTTTTTGGTATGACAGAAACATCGCCAAACTATATGTGTAATCCACCGAATCGTTCTAAGCCAGCAACAGTAGGTATACCTTTACCGGGCGTTGACGTAAAGATTGTTGACTTGGAAACAGGTACGAAAGAGTTGCCGTTTGGCGAGGAGGGCGAAATTATTGTAAATACCCCAGGGCTAATGAAGGGCTACCTTAATTTGCCAGAAGAAACTGAAAATGCGCTACGCACATTCAATGGTATTACTTATATGTACACAGGGGATGTTGGTTTCATGGATTCAGAGGGCTACACAACAATCTGTGATAGAGCTAAAGATATGTTGATTGTGGGTGGATTTAAAGTCTTTTCGATAGAAGTGGAAGACAAACTGACGCAGCTGGATTTTATCGATCATGTAGCTGTGGTTGGCACACCCGATGAGGAACGACCAGGCAATGATATTGTTAATTTGTTTGTGCAGCTTAATCCTGCATATGTTGACAAAGAATCAGCGGATTTAAAAGCTGAAATTATTACTTTTTGTCGCGCCAATATGTCTCCTTACAAAGTGCCGAAGCGAATAATTTTTGTCGACCAGATTCCTGTAACAGCGATAGGTAAGCTTGACAAGAAAGCAATGCGCGAAATGGCTTGA
- the pntB gene encoding Re/Si-specific NAD(P)(+) transhydrogenase subunit beta yields MSNGFISAAYIVAALLFVFSLAGLSKQVTAQRGNLFGMVGMAIALLATIIDPRVSNVWVIIIAMIVGSVIGLRLANKVEMTQMPELVAILHSFVGLAAVLVGFNSYFDADHNAVMTVAQHTAMNIHLSEIFIGIFIGAVTFTGSIVAFAKLRGTISSNALMLPHRHKMNLAAGVISFILLLIFVNNDGSSSALFLMTIIALVFGWHLVASIGGADMPVVVSMLNSYSGWAAAAAGFMLSNDLLIITGALVGSSGAILSYIMCKAMNRSFISVIAGGFGTTVVIDNDRDYGEHTEVNAEGVAELLRNAKSVVIAPGYGMAVAQAQYPVYELTQHLINKGIKVRFAIHPVAGRLPGHMNVLLAEAKVPYDIVLSMDEINDDFPETDVVLVIGANDTVNPAAAEDPTSPIAGMPVLEVWNAKEVIVFKRSMSTGYAGVQNPLFFKENTQMLFGDAKETTEQIFRSL; encoded by the coding sequence GTGTCTAATGGTTTTATTAGTGCAGCATATATCGTTGCTGCCTTACTTTTTGTTTTTAGTTTGGCGGGTTTAAGTAAACAAGTAACAGCTCAGCGAGGTAATTTATTTGGTATGGTTGGTATGGCTATTGCTCTACTTGCCACTATTATCGACCCTCGTGTATCGAATGTTTGGGTCATTATTATTGCCATGATTGTTGGCTCAGTTATTGGGTTGCGATTAGCGAATAAAGTTGAAATGACACAAATGCCTGAGCTTGTTGCTATATTGCATAGTTTCGTTGGTTTAGCTGCTGTATTAGTTGGGTTTAATAGCTATTTTGACGCAGATCATAATGCTGTTATGACGGTCGCTCAACATACTGCTATGAATATACATTTAAGTGAAATTTTCATAGGAATATTTATTGGTGCTGTGACGTTTACCGGCTCTATTGTTGCTTTTGCTAAACTACGTGGAACGATAAGCTCTAATGCTTTAATGTTGCCTCATCGTCATAAAATGAATTTAGCCGCAGGTGTTATTAGTTTTATATTATTACTTATTTTTGTGAACAATGATGGTTCAAGTTCAGCATTATTTTTAATGACTATTATTGCCTTAGTCTTTGGTTGGCACTTGGTTGCCTCAATTGGTGGCGCTGATATGCCTGTTGTGGTCTCTATGCTAAATTCATATTCCGGGTGGGCTGCTGCTGCTGCTGGTTTTATGTTAAGTAATGATTTACTTATTATCACAGGTGCTTTAGTGGGCTCGTCAGGTGCTATTTTATCTTACATTATGTGTAAGGCGATGAATCGCTCTTTTATTAGTGTTATTGCGGGCGGATTTGGCACAACCGTTGTGATTGATAATGATAGAGACTACGGTGAGCATACTGAAGTAAATGCTGAAGGGGTTGCAGAGTTGCTACGTAACGCTAAATCAGTTGTTATTGCACCGGGTTACGGTATGGCTGTAGCTCAAGCGCAATATCCTGTTTATGAGTTGACTCAACATCTAATTAATAAAGGTATTAAAGTTCGTTTTGCTATACATCCTGTAGCGGGTCGTCTACCAGGACATATGAATGTGTTATTGGCTGAAGCAAAAGTGCCTTATGATATTGTTTTAAGTATGGATGAAATAAATGATGATTTTCCTGAGACCGACGTCGTGTTGGTTATTGGTGCTAATGATACGGTTAACCCCGCTGCTGCAGAAGACCCAACCAGCCCTATTGCAGGTATGCCAGTACTTGAAGTGTGGAATGCCAAAGAGGTTATTGTTTTTAAACGCTCAATGAGTACAGGATATGCGGGTGTACAAAACCCATTGTTCTTTAAGGAAAACACGCAAATGTTGTTTGGCGATGCAAAAGAAACAACAGAGCAAATATTTAGATCTTTATAA